TCTGGAATCAGTCAATCCATCCACCTACCAAAGTCACTTCTCATCTCTCTGCCGTCGCCAGCCTGCCTGGTGTCTGTCTGCTCTGCCTGAATCAGAATTTCTCTGTCTGTGTCAGACCAGCTCCGGAGTTACTCTGCCTGTGTTCAAATCCTGGTCCTACTGAATGACTTTGGCAAGTAACCTCTGAAGCTctgctcagagcctcagtttcttcatcagtaaaatgggtgTAATAGTTCCTACCTcataaggttgttgtgaggatctAATGAGACTTTCCATATTCAGACTCTAAGCACAGTGCCTGATGGATGGTAAATGCTCAAATAAGTATTAGCTTTTTAAAACCATCATTGTTACTCCATGCATTTCaacaaaactgggagaaaaagacagctttttgttttttttttaatagaaagggCTTTCTCTCCAGCTCCTTTTTATtccactttctctttttccttttctgcgtTCCTATCtggatgctggagaagggattgggcTCTTCAAGCTCCTGGCCTGTATGGGCAGGCGCTGGGCTCCTGCTCTGAGCCGAGACTGACTCTGTGGCCTCCTCTGCAGGAGAGATCCCTCAGTCGCTTGGCTCCTGGCGCATACAGACTCTCCTTCTGGTCAGAATGAGGTCAGAAGCCATTTGCTGCCTCTCTGGCTGTGGCTTGAACCCAGACTTGGGTGCTCCTATGGGCCATCTCCCAGAATCAGCTAGAAGCTATCTTCCTCAGGGTGACTGCTGGTACCCTTCCCTGCCTCGAGGTCATTTGGAAATGGAGCTGCCGAGGGATGGGCCCCAACCTTTGGCTCTTTGGGCGTCTCGACCCACAGACTTCTGCCccaggaaggtgaagtcaaggCAGAGACCCTCCTTGTTCGTTCACTAACTTCCCCAGGAAAGGGACTGCCATGGAGGAAAAGTTTGACCTAAGGGGGAGACAGGCTAAGACCCAGACTTCTAGGTTAGCCTGCCTGGGTTTTAACTCCAccactgtgtgatcttggggctccattttctcacctgtaaaatggggaaataaaaaaaatagttctaATCTCCTGGGATTGTCATAAGGACTGAGATAACGTGTATAGGGTAGAATGGTGACCAACATCTGATAGGCTGTAAATAAATATAAGTTACCGTTGCTTCCCAGAGGGGCAGTACTGAAAGGAAGTCATCTAGTCCTGGCCCAGAGAGGGATAGGACGTTCTCCCTTTGTCAAAATATCTGATAGTAACTCTGAGGCTGGGGGTGGGTTAGTGGGGGAGCTCAGAGTTCTAGTGAGAGGCAGGAGTAACACTGGTGGGGAGCAGAGTTGCTAAAGGCATTGATCGTGGGATCAGACACTGAATTTGAACTTCTACTCTGCTTTTACCAGCTGTATGCCCTTGAGCAAGTCTCTTTACCACCCTGAATCTTGTTTGCTTTAACTTTTAAATGGCATTATGcatacttggggcttccctggggcccagatggtaaagaatctgcttgcactgCACAGGACCTGAGATGTCACCTCCTTCCCTGGTCACACCACCCTCCCAGTCCAGCTCCTGCCATCCCCTGCTCCATTCTCCTCCAAGCTCTCCTCCAAGTGGTCTCCTCATATTTGCTACcttttctgtgtctgtctctgtccACCAGaaggtaagctccatgagggcaggccCTTACCAGTCTCATCCACCACTGTGGTTTCCGGCACCTAGCCTACACTTGGCTTATGGTAAATGACCAATAAGTTAACTTTAGTAAGTATATAAAGGGCTTGATGAGGTAAGTATGAATAGTGtgtgagagtgttagtcgctcagtcatgtctggctttttgtgaccccatggactgtagcctcctctctgaggaggtgacctCTGAGTTGAGATGTCAATCTAGGAGATGAGGAGCCGCTGTGGGAAACTCTGGGCAAAGCGATCACCAGGcagaaggccctgaggcaggagtgtgCTGGGTGAGTCAGAGCAGGAGGAGCAAGGAGGCTTTTGTGGCTGGAGGACTGTGAGGGAGAGTGGGAGACGGGGGCGGACAGTAGCGGCCAGACCGGGTGCCTCTTAGGGGTCCCCTTGCAGAGTCTGGATTGTTAgtgaggtggcacagtggtgaagaatccgcctggcaatgCGAGAGacacggttttgatccctgggtcgggaagagcccctggaggaggaaatgacaatccattctagtattcttgcctggaaaatcccatggagagaggagcctggtgggctgcagtccctggggctgcaaagagtgggacacgactgagcacgcacgcatggaGTTCCATAGGAGGCTTTAGCAGGGGAGAGGCACAGTTCTCTGTGCATTTTGTAAGTATCCTTCTGGCTGATCTGTAGAGGAGAGACTGCTGGGGGCAAGCGTAGCAGAGAGTGGAGGAGGGGATGCCAGGCTGGTGAGTGGCAAGATGATATCATTGATGCCTCCTGCCTGGCCTGGGACCGACCTGAGAATCAAACTGAGTGGAGACGAGTTTTCTGGCTCCTGAGAGGTGCGTCTTGTGGGCTTAGGTCTTGGGTCATGAGACGGGGAAGTGTGATGCTGAGGACCAGGCAGGCTCTGGGGCAAACCTGGTCTGGGTGGGTggagtctctctttctctttttctgagaactgctgctgctattacTCCCCAAAGACTTTACATAATCTTGGCCCGGCTCCCTCCTCATTATGTCATGTGCTGAGTGGAGTCTAGGTCACTCCGTGGCTTGCTACGGTCGGGGAAGAACAGACTTCTGGCTCCCCAGGGCGCAGCGGCTGGTGCAGACCATCCCcttgctggggtgggggcagctgggctggcgggggtggggtgccatccagccccagccccaggcccctggATGGCTCACGCAGAGGCCAGGGCTTCCTCAGATGGGCTGTGGCTAATGAGAAGCGGGGGCTGTGTTTTAAGCCAAGTCTCCCTGGAGCTGGGGGCCCTCCTCTGGGACCCAGGCCCCAACAGGAAGAGAGCCAGCCAGACTGGATGTcagcccgcccccacccccccaacctgGGAAGGGttgcttctctgaacctcagtttcctaccCTGTAAAAGGGGGATGAAGGTACCTAACCTTACGGGGGATGTGTGACTTTGGCAGGGTCACAGGGGAGTTGGATCCAGGGTGCAGAGGTGTTCTGAAGACAGGGCCCCAGGCTGGAGCCGGGAGAGGGCAGACAGAGTCCTCTCGGATGTGCTTGGGGCTGCCTGGCCTCAGCCCTGTGGCCTCACCCGCTTTTTATGATTTCCAATCCCTACCCCTCTCCAATCCCAGAGACAATCAGAACAGTCAGGCCCCACTCCTATTGCATAGGTAAGGAAACTAGGGGCTCAGATAGGTGTGTGGCTTACTCCAGGTCACCCCTCCAGGATGGTAAGGCTCTGTAAATCCCTGCCTAGGGCATTTTCTGATGCACTCACAGTGTGGGGTACCGGAGACCCTGGAGGATGCTGAGAAAGTTCAGGACAGAAGGCCTGCCTTGGGGAAGCAAGTTCTGCTTCCCCTGTGCCCTTTTATACAtaccagatttcttttttttttttttttaaggaagcatCAGAGTCCTCTGAggcattttatttgtatgtattacaTCCCTAGAAAAAGAATCCAAGGATTTTCCCTCCTGTATGTTTTCGTCTTGCTTCTTCATGGTCCATGATGCCAGCTGAGGTTGTCAGTACAATGAAACCAAACTGACGGGATGGGAGCAGGTTattctgccatttttctagatctttgAGTTGCACATCAAATCTAGGGCTGATCACTCCACAATTATTTAGCCTGCCTGTGAGGTTCACAACAATTTTCCCAGCCCTGTGATCATCAATGATTTCAAATTCGCCAATGTAACCATGCTTCATCATCACTGTTAGAAACCTGACGATGACTTTGGAGCACGGCCTAATAAGGACCCGGCGTTTGCCTCTCTTTTCGGTATTGTTGATACTCTTGAGAGCATCGGCCAGGACATTCATGCGCACCATTCTGGTGGCACGGAAAGATGGCGGAAAGAGCCATACCAGATTTCTTTTCCACTactttttggggtttttttttgggtAAATGGGTTTATTTTGCAGTTATCAAAAAACTTAAGGAACAGTTACTGAGTTTCTCCTACCCAGCCTCTGAGAACAGCATCATTTTATTTAACCCTCACATTGGCTGTTAAAGATGAGGGGTAaccacccccattttacagattaagaaactgaggcccagggtcaCACACTGGCAAGTGGAGCTAGGGAGTCCTATCCATACATGTGCATTTCAAAGCTCTCACCTTTCCCCTTACACACGCTGCCTTTGTCAGAAGCTCCTGGGGGTCGGGGACTCTCCTGACCCCTAACAACCCCCATCCCAGGTGGGGCCTGAGTTTGTGAGGAGATGCTGAAAGCAAGTCTCAGAAGTGCTGTGGTGATTGACCCTTGGTTCCCAGGGACTAAGCTAACAAGAGAGTTACAGGGAGTTTGGATTTAGGGAAGCAGGGAGCATGAAGAGTGTTCACTAATATTCTCAACTCAGTGTTTACTAGGGATGGGGGAAGGTAGAGAGAAGAATGTGCCCCCACCTTTGTTCCTAGAATTACTAAATTCTTGTTagatctttaaattttatgtaaattcttctttttttccttggaaAGGTGGGTATCACATTTTAATTAGTAGTGGTGTCAAAGGAGGGCTAGATTAATTATTGGAAATCCTGAGTTCcagatggttttaattttcacagcagGGCACCagggtatatatttaaaaattttttttattaaaatcataCCTCTTGTATTTTAGGGGCACTGAGGTACACTGTTTGTGGCTCCAAGGATACTGTATTTAGAACTATGATTTTGTTATGGAGAAGCAAGTCCCTTgtcactgaaattaaaattttgtggGTGAGGGAGGGGCAGGTGTTGGGAAGCAAAGGGTCAGGGGAGGGAGGGTGAGAATAGGGAGTCAGAGGCAAAGAAGGGGGATGGAGGTGGTAGGGAAATCCAGGCTCTGGGATTCAAATTCAGAGAGGGCATGTGACctgccaaagtcacacagcatccTACCAGGGAGAAAATGTGAAGTGGCCAAGGGACAGGGAGGGGTCTTACAGTATGCCTAATCAAGAGACAGTCACCCTTCGGCCACTAGATGTTCTTGTTCAGTCAGGCTTTGGGGGTCAGCTCTGACTACCCCATCCAGGATCATCTGGACACCCCATGTTTTTGTGGAGTATGGGGATTTAACATGAGGTCTCCCATTCCAGACCAGAGGGTACTGGGTTCTGATTGGGACTTCCGGGCTCCTGAGAGTTAGTTATCCTTTAGCCTTGGTGGCCTTTTTTTTCCTatccacactgtgtggcatgtgacatgtgggatcttagttccccaaccagggattgaacccgtagcCCCctcattggaagcatggagtgttaaccaccgaaccgctagggaagtccccaagtcTTAATGGCTTTGACTGAGGAAAGTGAAATATTATATTGATAGCCTCCTTTCCCTGGGGCCTTGAATTACCCTTTCCAGACGTTTCCCCATTTCAAGTGGCCAGGGCACTCCCTCTCTCATATCCCCATCAGGAAGGGGACACCCAGATGCTTGCCCTGGAGGAAGGGGCTTCTGACCTAAATTTTGGAGGAAGTAGCTTAGCATTCCACAAGGCAAGACGCATGtgtatgtattgtgtgtgtgtgtgtgtgtgtgtgtgtgtgtgcgcgcgtgcacgTGCACATTGTAATGCCTGTGTGAGCTCATAGGCATCTGAATGTCTGACCCTTCAGTCCAGAGACTGCTCTTCTTTGGGGTTATTTGTGTGGTTGTGTGTCCTGAATTGGGGAAGGGAATTGAGGGGCAGGGGAAGGTGGGtgaggagggcaggagaagtcACACTGGTATTTAGCACCAGGAGCGATCTGGGTCCCCAGTGGAGTCCAGAGAGTCCAGAAGTTGGGAACAGGTGTCAGAGAGCCTTTCTCCCTGCCTGAGGGGCACATGCTCCAGAGAGACCTGTGGGaagcaccccccgcccccatacTTGATTCTGGGGGCAGTGGGAGGTCCAAGGGCAAGGTCAGGGTCAGGGGTCATGTTGCTGAGTCTCCAGGCCAGCCACTGCCCTGGTAAAAAAATGTGTCttgttctccttctgcctttcgAAGCCCAGCTCCTAGTGGAGACAGATACCTTCGGTAGTCAAGTCCGGATCAAGGGCAAGGAGACGGAGTTCTACCTGTGTATGAACCGGAAAGGCAAGCTTGTGGGGAAGGTAAGTGGTGGTCTGGGACTTGGGTGGGTCCCCCAGCAACCCAGGGCAGCTGGAGCAGTGCCTCCTGGGCCCCATCAGCCCTAAACGGGAAAGAGGTCccatgaatgtgtatgtgtgtgtgagacagagattCCCATTGTGAGATCTCTTCATCACCCCCACTTCTCTGTCCCCTcacctgtagcctgccagattgcGGCTGTGACTTTGGGGAGCACATGGGGCCCCGATCTCTCCTAGTGGACGTGGAGCTCTGGCTTGCTTGGCAGTGGGAGAGCCCCCAGGGGGTCTGAGGCTCCCAGTCTGAATGTACCTGACGTCTGGCAGCAGGGAACCAGCgggccagggcctggggctgCAGCGCTGTTTTAATAATCACAGGGGGTTTATGACTCCCCACAGCCACACCTCTGGAACCCAGCAGCCTCTTCGGCCTTGTGATTCTAGCATTTCAGAAAGGTTTTATTACTTTGGAACAGGCATGTAACATATTAGGGCGGGGGTAGGATATGGGTGGGGTGGACCCACGTGCCAGGGATTCTGAGCCTCCACTGATGCTGCATTTTGATGCTGCTGCCCCTTTTGGCCGGAGTGTCCTTGTTTGTGAAGTTCACACACTTGCTTCCTTTGGGTGCTCCTGTGGAAGGTGTTACAGGCAGTAGCTCTATAGTGGATTCATGCTCCAAGTTCCCTTCTCTCTGCAGGGACCCTACTCACCCCCTGTCCAACTTGTATAATGAGGGGGTGGCTTCTGCTGGTCAGTTGGAGTGGAGGGTAGAGGGTAGACCCAGATTCCAAAGAGGATGGCTTCTTCTCCTTGAGGCAAGGCCCTCTGTGACGACCTGCATTTATTACACCTTGTTAGGGTGGGGGAAGGAAGCATGACTTCAGTTTCTGTTTAAGCCATGGCTTTGACTCCCAGAATCCCCCAATTCTTATccctcttcccccctcccctccataTCCTGGGGAGAGGATGACAGGCCAGAGACCTGAGCCAGGAGAGTGTCTCTGATTATTTGTTAATAACAAGGGTACCAATAGCCTCTGttaattgagcacctactttCTGCCAGGCACTAAGCAAAAAATGCTTCAAAATAATACCATAAGGTGGGTCGGGGAAGAACAGACTTCCAccattcccatttcatagatgaaaaaGCTGAGGCTTGGCCGTGTCCGGGCACTCTTCCCAGGTCACGGGCTAGAGCTTGGCGGGCTTCAAAGCCCAATTTAGAAGGCAAGGATTCCAGCTGGAGCTTCTCAAAGAGCAACAGAATAGTAATCCGTAGCGCGCCCCGGGATGCCTAGGAGTGGTTTTAATTAGTGATTCACTTTCCGCGGACTCACTCACCGCGTCTGTCCGCGGCCGGCCAGCGAGGGGTCCGGGGCAGGGGCGGCAGGCGGGCCGGGCGCCGGGTCCCCTGGCCTGGCTGTGCGTTTCCCGCGGCGGCGCGGCCAGCCCCGCGTCGGGCGCTTTGTTCTCCTGCCCGCCTGGGCCGCCTCCCAGGCCGAACCTGCTTGCAGTTGTGGGCTCGCCTTTCTCCCCTCACCCCCTTTTTCCCCCTGTTTAAAGGAGGGGCCGTGCCCAGTGCCCGCGTGCCCCTCCCTCCCCGTCTGCGTGGTTCCCGGCATCTTGACCCCAGGAGGGCCGTCCTGGGGTCAAAAGAACAGCCCCGTCCCCTCGGACCGctgcccgccgcccgcccgcccgcccgccggctGGCCGCTGAGTCACCGCTTCCACAGGAGCCGGCTCCGATTTCCTGCCCCCTCGCCCTCTCTCCCGTCATTAATATTGGGGACGGTTCAGCTGGCGGCGAGGCCCGCCCCGCGCTCCACTTCCCTCCACCCTTGCTACAGGCAAGGTGTCCCTCCACCTTGCTGCAGggtccacccccccacccccacccccaagtttcCCCTCCCGGCTCCCGGGCTGGCCACGGAGGCTCCACGGGCGTCCGGCTACCCATCCACCTATCCCGACTCGGCCGGGCGGGTCCCCCTCTTGGCCCCTACCCAGCCCAGCGCCCACTCTCTGGGTCCTGCAGTTGGGAGCCCCGGGTCCTTGGCTGGCAGTTCTGTCACAGGTCGGCAGCCGATCAGACCCCGACCTGGGGTTACTCTTGATGGCTGGTCTGTGTCTGGTCCTGCCCTAACTCCTGCCTCTGTTCTGCCCTCGTACCTTCTCCAGAATAGTGCTCCTCCGCTGCCTCAGGCTCCACCTCCAGGCCTTTCCCCTCTGCCCACTCTCAGCTTTTTCTAAAGCTCGCCGCTCCTCTCCACCGGCAGCTCAACCAGAACCAGTCCTCAGGCCCTCACCTTCTACCCAAGAAAGGCTACACTCCTTGGAGAGAGCCTGCCTGCCCTCGTGTTGCTATGTCCCAGACACACGGCACTGCCAGCCTCCACTCCTTGGATGCGGCCTTCAGGCTGTGTGCATGCGGTTCCCTCTGCCAGGACACCCTTTCCCTCGACCATCCACCCTGAGTCTTGGCTCCTCCCTTCATGATCTCTGGCTTCCCTGACTGCCCAGTCAGCACACCCACCCTGGAGCCCACGGCTACTCACACAGCCCTGTCTCTGCAGTCTGCTCACCTGGGTTGGCACTGGCTGTTTTCCTGCTTGCATCCCCCACCAGGCTAATGGCTCTGAGGGCCAATTCTGGATCCATCCATCATGCTTCTTATACCTGCTCAAAGGAtaccaaagaaacagaaatgtggTGCTTACCTTTTGAGAATTGACTCAACCTACAGCCAGAATTAGCCACGTCAGGCCTGGGAATCTTAAGTGCTGTGACCAcactgagcctcagtgtcctctcctgtaaaatgggaagataaTCCTGACACTGAGTAGGCACTTACTTGTTAAACATGAGCTACATTCCCCTTGAAAGTCAGGTTCTTCACCTGTGGGAACACTTGACCTCAGTTCAGGCTCTGGCTCCTTTGGCTCAACAGGATAGCTTACTTGGATGGCTTTGACCCTGGGTGTCAATCTTCTACGTATCTGGCCACAGCTGGACACATCACTGAACCCCCAAGAGAGCCTCTGCTGATGCTCCAGACCCTTGGCCTTGCTCCTCTCTGCTGCATCGTACTGATCGCATGCCAGAGCTCTTCTCCCAAGCCCCTGAGAGAGAAGAAGCCCCCTTGTCCTTGCCACCTCTCTGGACCCCACCTCCACCTGACCCAGGAGATAGTACTTCCTTTCATTCCATAAAAGAGTTGTTGAATGTCAAGCACTATGTGCTAAGCAGTTGTTCCCCATCTCTGGAGATTCAACCCAGGTGgatttttctcatctgtctccTCCTGTGTGATCATTGGTGTGTCCCCTTTGGGGCAACATGGGGCCCCAAACCCATTCAGAGCAGGGGGTCCCTTGTACACTGCATGTTTATGAAGACTGCTTTGGTTGAATGTGACTGAAACCTAATTCAAAATGCCTTTAAGCaaaagtcttgtttttttttttttgtctaggtCACTAAAAACATCCAGGGGGTAGTTCTGATTTCAAGGAAGACTAGATCTAGGGGCCAAGTGATGTCATCAGGATTCAGTCTTCAGATCAAACAGAAGGAATAGGACTCCAGTTTGGAAAGAAGGAGGTTGGAGGTGGTAGATTTCCAGAGATGATCAAATTCTACTAAATCACCAAGGTTCTGGGATGGGCTGTTCCGTTACTCTCTAAATATTGGTGATCTGCCTTGCCTGAACCAATTGAGTCAGCATTTTGGGGGGTGAGGCCCATGcacatgtgttttttaaaaaatctctgcaGGCCATAAGCAGGGTCATAGAGGTGGTGAGGAGAAAGGCAAGGGTCAGGCTCCAGGGTGGCCTACCTGTGAGCTTCTTATCCACGGAGTCTGAGTTCAGGTGGGAACTCGTGATGGTTATAGGGCCTATGGCTCCTCCCAAGGGCTCCTGACCTCTGGGGTGTCAGAACCTCAGCCTGAACCCCAGATCCTCAACCCAGGCAAGAGcatatgtgccaggccctgtgctggcccTTGAACCTCCAATCACTGCTTCCTGAGCATGGCAGCTCTGTGGTC
The Bos mutus isolate GX-2022 chromosome 20, NWIPB_WYAK_1.1, whole genome shotgun sequence genome window above contains:
- the LOC102286984 gene encoding small ribosomal subunit protein uS8-like, coding for MVRMNVLADALKSINNTEKRGKRRVLIRPCSKVIVRFLTVMMKHGYIGEFEIIDDHRAGKIVVNLTGRLNNCGVISPRFDVQLKDLEKWQNNLLPSRQFGFIVLTTSAGIMDHEEARRKHTGGKILGFFF